The following proteins are co-located in the Eptesicus fuscus isolate TK198812 chromosome 9, DD_ASM_mEF_20220401, whole genome shotgun sequence genome:
- the LUZP1 gene encoding leucine zipper protein 1, with translation MAEFTNYKDTASSRHLRFKLQSLSRRLDELEEATKNLQKAEDELLDLQDKVIQAEGSNSSMLAEIEVLRQRVLRIEGKDEEIKKAEDLCQLMKEKLEEEENLTRELKSEIERLQKRMAELEKLEEAFSRSKNDCTQLCLSLNEERNLTKKISSELEMLRVKVKELESSEDRLDKTEQSLVSELEKLKSLTLSFVSERKYLNEKEKENEKLIKELTQKLEQNKKMNRDYTRNASNLLERNDLRIEDGISSTLPSKESRRKGTLDYLKQVENETRNKSENEKNRNQEDNKVKDLNQEIEKLKTQIKHFESLEEELKKMRAKNNDLQDNYLSEQNKNKLLASQLEEIKLQIKKQKELENGEVGGEDAFLSSKGRHERTKFRGHGSEVSVSKHTSRELSPQHKRERHRNREFALNNENYSLSNRQVSSPGFTNRRAAKASNLGAGTDSGTQETKRTEDRFASGSSQSEGKKSREQPSVLSRYPPAAQEHNKVWRGTPKPGTESGLKGKVEKTTRTFSDATHGPIPNDILCRADKASDTSTEALFGKRGQAPSNGSQVTQAADSGSSKAIGALASSRRSSSEGLSKGKKAANGPEADTSSSNTKAPLSSKYPYSSRSQENILQGFSTPSKGVDQPVAVVMEDSSQHEALRCRVIKSSGREKPDSDDDMDMSSLVTAKLVNTTITPEPEHKQQPNFRETGKSRGGLRTALSEDDKDVGTENESVKPVRASTNTVEFPEANGAGVKSQRPFSPREALRSRAVIKPVIIDKDVKKIMGGSGTEATLEKQTSTSKPGPNKVTSSITIYPSDSSSSSSPRAAPGEAPRERHTSTSNIQVGPPDLTSVSNHVNPPFELSIHKHDITLQFTEAERMGDGSLKNRPETVVSRSSIIIKPSDLLERNNHAPPAETIRWKGHSAPSEVSPSEARHVTVRNAWKSRRDLNSLEDPPTQIGKNVVSTNAYTQRSSTDYSDLEQPRSYLLEQGTRRVGNPGDAPELSSRRTQSSLTVSEMLTRRNRVGDAVTAAAWNHVAGMEEGDDCTLNVYRRPHSSVERPELPVKQGLSEPGQVQAEERLRPTRPCAEEN, from the exons ATGGCTGAGTTTACAAACTACAAGGATACTGCCTCCAGCCGCCACCTGCGGTTTAAGTTACAGAGTCTAAGCCGCCGCCTTGATGAGTTGGAAGAAGCCACAAAAAACCTCCAAAAAGCAGAGGATGAGCTCCTGGATCTGCAGGACAAGGTGATTCAGGCAGAAGGCAGCAACTCCAGCATGCTGGCTGAGATTGAAGTGCTGCGGCAGCGAGTGCTGAGAATCGAAGgcaaagatgaggaaattaagaaaGCAGAGGACCTGTGTCAGCTGATGAAGGAGAAACTTGAAGAGGAGGAAAACCTCACCCGGGAGTTGAAATCTGAGATTGAGCGGCTTCAGAAACGAATGGCCGAACTGGAGAAGCTAGAGGAGGCCTTTAGCAGGAGTAAGAATGACTGCACCCAACTCTGTTTGAGCCTGAATGAGGAGAGAAACCTGACGAAGAAAATCTCCTCTGAGCTGGAAATGCTCAGGGTCAAAGTGAAAGAACTGGAGTCTTCTGAGGACCGCCTAGATAAAACTGAGCAGAGTTTAGTGTCAGAGTTAGAAAAGCTGAAATCATTAACTCTGAGCTTTGTAAGTGAGAGAAAATACCTgaatgaaaaggagaaagaaaatgagaaacttATAAAAGAGCTCACTCAAAAACTGGAGCAGAACAAAAAAATGAACCGAGATTATACAAGGAATGCTTCTAATCTTCTGGAAAGGAATGACCTGCGGATTGAGGACGGTATCTCTTCCACACTGCCATCCAAAGAATCCAGAAGGAAAGGCACTCTGGACTATCTAAAGCAGGTAGAGAATGAAACAAGaaataaatctgaaaatgaaaagaaccGAAATCAGGAAGACAATAAAGTCAAAGACCTTAACCAAGAGATTGAGAAACTTAAGACACAAATCAAACATTTTGAATCTTTGGAAGAAGAGCTTAAGAAAATGAGGGCCAAAAATAATGACCTTCAGGATAATTACctaagtgaacaaaataaaaacaaactcttaGCCAGCCAGTTGGAGGAGATAAAACTACAaatcaagaaacagaaagaattagagaatggggaggtgggaggggaggatgcTTTCCTGTCTAGCAAAGGCAGGCACGAGAGGACTAAGTTTAGAGGCCACGGGAGTGAGGTATCTGTGTCTAAGCACACATCTCGGGAACTGTCCCCTCAGCATAAGCGGGAAAGGCACCGAAACAGGGAGTTTGCTCTTAACAATGAAAACTATTCTCTGAGCAACCGGCAAGTTTCCTCTCCTGGTTTTACGAATAGGAGGGCAGCCAAAGCTTCCAACTTAGGGGCAGGTACAGATAGTGGGACTCAGGAGACAAAGAGAACTGAAGATCGATTTGCATCTGGCTCCTCTCAGAGTGAAGGGAAGAAGTCCAGGGAGCAGCCATCAGTGCTTAGCCGCTACCCTCCAGCTGCTCAGGAGCACAATAAAGTTTGGAGGGGTACTCCCAAGCCAGGCACTGAGAGTGGGTTGAAGGGAAAAGTAGAGAAGACAACACGAACATTTAGTGATGCCACCCATGGACCTATTCCCAATGACATATTGTGTAGAGCTGACAAGGCTTCTGACACCTCCACTGAGGCCCTCTTTGGCAAGAGGGGGCAGGCGCCTAGCAATGGAAGCCAAGTAACTCAGGCCGCAGACTCTGGCAGTTCTAAGGCCATTGGCGCTCTGGCCTCATCTCGAAGATCTTCCTCAGAAGGGCTCTCTAAGGGCAAAAAGGCTGCCAATGGCCCAGAGGCTGATACCAGTTCTTCCAATACCAAGGCTCCACTTTCATCAAAGTATCCTTATAGCTCCAGAAGCCAAGAGAACATCCTTCAGGGTTTTTCAACCCCAAGTAAAGGAGTTGATCAACCTGTAGCAGTTGTGATGGAAGACAGCAGTCAGCATGAGGCCCTAAGGTGTCGTGTCATCAAATCTAGTGGCAGAGAGAAGCCAGACTCAGATGATGACATGGACATGTCGTCTCTTGTTACTGCCAAATTGGTAAACACAACCATCACCCCAGAGCCAGAGCACAAACAACAGCCCAACTTCAGAGAAACAGGCAAATCCCGAGGGGGCCTTAGAACAGCCCTGTCGGAGGATGATAAAGATGTCGGGACAGAAAATGAATCTGTGAAACCTGTCAGAGCCTCCACCAATACTGTGGAATTCCCAGAGGCCAATGGTGCTGGAGTAAAAAGTCAAAGGCCCTTCAGTCCCAGAGAGGCCTTGCGGTCCAGAGCTGTCATTAAACCTGTCATCATTGATAAAGATGTGAAAAAAATCATGGGCGGGTCTGGAACCGAGGCCACATTGGAGAAACAGACATCCACCTCCAAACCAGGACCAAACAAAGTGACAAGCAGCATTACTATCTATCCCTCTgacagcagtagcagcagcagcccaAGAGCCGCCCCAGGTGAGGCCCCGCGGGAGAGGCACACATCCACCAGCAATATCCAGGTTGGGCCACCAGACCTCACATCAGTGAGCAACCATGTCAACCCCCCCTTTGAGCTCTCCATTCACAAACATGACATCACCTTACAGTTCACAGAGGCTGAAAGAATGGGAGATGGGTCCCTGAAGAACAGGCCTGAAACAGTGGTCTCTCGGAGCAGCATTATCATCAAGCCATCGGATCTGTTGGAGAGGAATAACCATGCACCCCCTGCAGAGACAATCAGGTGGAAAGGCCATAGTGCTCCTTCAGAGGTGAGCCCTTCAGAGGCCAGGCATGTTACTGTGCGGAATGCCTGGAAGAGCAGGCGAGATTTGAACTCTTTAGAAGATCCCCCAACTCAGATAGGTAAAAATGTGGTGTCTACCAATGCCTACACCCAGAGGTCTTCTACAGACTACTCAGACCTTGAACAGCCCAGGTCTTACCTTTTGGAGCAGGGTACTCGAAGGGTAGGAAACCCAGGGGATGCCCCTGAGCTCTCTTCTAGAAGGACCCAAAGTAGCCTCACTGTGTCAGAGATGCTCACTCGCCGGAATCGGGTGGGAGATGCTGTCACGGCTGCGGCTTGGAACCATGTGGCAGGCATG GAGGAAGGCGATGACTGCACACTCAATGTCTACAGGCGACCACACAGCTCCGTGGAACGGCCTGAACTGCCCGTGAAGCAGGGGCTGTCAGAGCCTGGGCAAGTACAGGCTGAGGAACGGTTACGACcaaccaggccctgtgctgaggaaAACTGA